In the genome of Massilibacterium senegalense, the window TTCATTCTCGGTAAAATGGTCGTTAATAAACGATACGTCCCTCCGTACACGTCTTCTGTACAAACGATATGATCGCCACTAGATAAAATCATCAATGCACTAGAAATGGCCGCCATTCCAGAAGCAAATGCATACCCATAGTTTCCACTTTCCAATTGCGCAATATACGCTTCTAATGCTTTTCTTGTCGGATTTCCGGATCGAGTATAATCAAATTCTTGTCCATTTAATACATCTGTTTGGTGAAATGTCGATGCTTGAATAATCGGCGTACTAGATGCGCCTGTTCGTTCGTCAATCGCACCTTCATAATGAATATTTTTCGTTTCGAATCGTTGTTTATTTTTCATTTATCGTTACCTTCACTTTCCATTCAAATTCTGCCTCTTTTAACGCTTGGTCCAAATCTTGAATTAAATCATCTATATGTTCAATTCCGACAGAAATACGTAATAACGTATCACTAACACCAACTTCCTGTCTAATTTCCTCTGGAATATCGGCATGCGTTTGAATCGCAGGATACGTTAATAACGTCTCTACTCCACCTAGGCTTTCTGCAAAAGAAATCAATTGAACATGTCGTAAAATTGGTTCAACTAATGCTACATCCACTACTTCAAATGAAAAGATCCCTGTATTTCCAGAAGATTGTTTATGATGAGTATGATACCTTGGGTGTGTTTCGATTGCAGGATAATAAACGTTTTTCACTAAAGGATGTACCTTTAAATATTTCGCTAGTTTTGTAGCATTTTCTTCATGTCGTTCCATCCGTAATGCTAAAGTTTTCATCCCTCTCATCAATAACCAAGCATCTTGCGCACCTAACACGCAGCCAATTGTATTTTGTAAAAATTCCATTTTTTCTGAAAGTTCTTTTCCTTTTGTTACAATTAAGCCTGCTAATACGTCATTATGACCACCTAAATATTTTGTGGCACTATGGACCACAATATCAATACCATGTTCTATCGGTCGCTGGAAAAATGATGTTAGCAACGTATTATCTACAATTGTAAGAAGTTGACGCTGTTTCGCCCAACTGCTCACCTTTTCCAAATCCGTAATCATCATAAGTGGATTGGTTGGCGTTTCGATAAAAATAGCTTTTGTCTGTCCTGTTTGTGCTCGTTCTAATGCTTCTATATCATTCGTATCTACATATGTCGCAGTAATTCCAAAACGGGACATTACCTGTTCCATAATCCGGTATGTGCCGCCATATAAATCAACTGATAGAATTAAATGATCTCCTTGACTAAAAAGAGAGAATACAAGTTGAATAGCTGCCATACCGGTACTACAGGCAAAACCTGCATCTCCTTTTTCTAATTGTTTAATCGCCTCTTCTAATACAGAGCGCGTTGGATTTTTTGTACGAGCATAATCAAATCCAGTACTTTCGCCTAAAGCGGGATGTCTATATGCAGTGGAATTATAAATAGGATAACTAATTGCCCCTGTACGTTTATCAATCGTTGAACCAATTTGCGCTAACACACTTTCTATTCTCATTGTTACAACTCCCTTCGTAATAAACAAAAAAATCTCTTTCATCATGTATGAAAGAGATAAAGGACGAGTGTCTCTCTTATCTCCCAGAATGTAATTTCTGTTGGATTTAGCACCGTATCTTGCAATAACGATTGGTTGCCGGGTTTCATTGGGCCAATTCCCTCCACCTACTCTTGATAAGATAATACTGATTATTCTGTTTTTTTAATTCAATCTATTCTTATCATATTTGTTAATATTAAAAACGTCAAGTAAAATTTACGATAAAGAAATCTTCTATCAGTAGAGGCTTTCATCCTTCTCCTAACAATGTTTAATGCACTTATCTATCTTTTATTATCTCGAAAGCAATAGGAGTTTGTTCA includes:
- a CDS encoding aminotransferase class I/II-fold pyridoxal phosphate-dependent enzyme; translation: MRIESVLAQIGSTIDKRTGAISYPIYNSTAYRHPALGESTGFDYARTKNPTRSVLEEAIKQLEKGDAGFACSTGMAAIQLVFSLFSQGDHLILSVDLYGGTYRIMEQVMSRFGITATYVDTNDIEALERAQTGQTKAIFIETPTNPLMMITDLEKVSSWAKQRQLLTIVDNTLLTSFFQRPIEHGIDIVVHSATKYLGGHNDVLAGLIVTKGKELSEKMEFLQNTIGCVLGAQDAWLLMRGMKTLALRMERHEENATKLAKYLKVHPLVKNVYYPAIETHPRYHTHHKQSSGNTGIFSFEVVDVALVEPILRHVQLISFAESLGGVETLLTYPAIQTHADIPEEIRQEVGVSDTLLRISVGIEHIDDLIQDLDQALKEAEFEWKVKVTINEK